The Camelina sativa cultivar DH55 chromosome 14, Cs, whole genome shotgun sequence genome includes a window with the following:
- the LOC104739124 gene encoding ras-related protein RABA5e-like, giving the protein MSSDDEGREEYLFKIVVIGDSAVGKSNLLSRYARNEFSAHSKATIGVEFQTQSMEIEGKEVKAQIWDTAGQERFRAVTSAYYRGAVGALVVYDITRRTTFESVGRWLDELTIHSDTTVARMLVGNKCDLENIRAVSVEEGKALAEAQGLFFVETSALDSTNVKTAFEMVILDIYNNVSRKLLNSDTYKDELTVNRVSLVKDDNTTTASKHTSGFSCCSST; this is encoded by the exons ATGTCTTCGGATGACGAAGGAAGAGAGGAATACCTCTTCAAGATTGTGGTGATTGGTGACTCTGCCGTCGGCAAATCGAATCTTCTGTCTCGTTACGCTCGGAACGAGTTCAGTGCGCATTCCAAGGCCACGATCGGCGTTGAGTTTCAGACGCAGAGCATGGAGATTGAAGGTAAAGAGGTAAAAGCTCAGATTTGGGACACTGCTGGCCAGGAGCGGTTCCGTGCCGTCACCTCCGCTTATTACCGTGGCGCCGTCGGTGCACTCGTCGTTTACGACATCACTCGCCGCACTACTTTCGAGAGCGTCGGACGTTGGCTCGATGAGCTTACGA TCCATTCGGATACAACGGTGGCGAGAATGCTGGTGGGAAACAAGTGTGACTTGGAAAACATAAGAGCAGTGAGCGTGGAGGAAGGGAAAGCACTAGCAGAAGCGCAAGGACTCTTCTTTGTGGAAACATCGGCACTTGATTCAACCAATGTGAAAACAGCCTTTGAGATGGTGATACTTGATATCTACAACAACGTGAGCCGTAAGCTGCTAAACTCAGATACTTATAAAGATGAACTCACCGTGAATCGGGTAAGTCTGGTTAAGGATGATAACACTACTACTGCCTCCAAACACACCTCTGGTTTCTCCTGTTGTTCTTCCacttaa